The following nucleotide sequence is from Apodemus sylvaticus chromosome 2, mApoSyl1.1, whole genome shotgun sequence.
aaggctacacagagaaaccctgttttgaaaatcagagaggaggaagaaggaggagggaggggaaggaggaggggaaagaggaggaggaggaagaggaggaaggagaagatctTCTTTGTCACATGTACTCAGGGCAAAGAAACAACTCGGAGGGGCGGGTGGAGGAAAAAGTAGTAGTGTAGGGCCAGTGACCCAGCCCAGGAAATGTGACTAACCAGCCACAGCAGGGCCTGAGCAGGCTCGGGCCTCTGCCTGGGCTAGTGAGTGGAACAGGCGTTCCTTGCCAGTCTGATTCTTTAAATTGTTCAGAATCTGCCTTGCCTGAGGCCGCTGTGATGAGACCTTGTCAGGATTTAACCTCCCCTCCGCCATGTCTGAGAAACAGCAGCCTTCCCTGTCAGCAGGGCTCAGTCTTGGAGCTTGCTTTCCTGAGTCCTTAAACCTCTGAGTTCTGAGCCTCCCCATGGGTGGGGCAGGTGGGCGGGGCAGCCCAGTGGAGAAGAGGGAAGTGAGAAGCTAGGGTGGGGCAGGCTGAGACGAGTTTGAGAAGAAAAGGCCTGTGGAGAGGTAAAATTGGGAAGGGCTCTGTAGAGAAGGGCTAGCTAGGACTCCTGGTGTGTGGGTGAGGGCTGGCTGCTAGGGTCCGGGAACCGTGGGAATGGTGTCCCCAGGCACAAATCAGGCTTAGGTCATTATCTGTGGTTTTGCAGCTGTAGAGTCTGAGTGGACCTGGGTGGGATGTGTCGCAGCTGcaggggaggagctggagggtctGGGCCCATTCTGCTCTGTAGGAGGTGGTGTCAGACCGGAGAGATCCCCAGAGGCCATCAGCCGGTCAGGAGGTGACTTCTGGTCTGGCGGTGTCCGTCCCCAAGATAGCACTATCCTGGGCCCAGACAACTACACTGGAGGGAACTGAGAAGGGGCGAGGTAGGTTCATCTACTAGAGGGACATTCAGCTGCCCCCAGCAGAGGGTCAGCTGGGGACCAGtgtggagagagatgggggtaggacctgggggtgtggggagtggggtgtgCTTTGGCCTGTGGGGAAAGAGGACTGTCCTGGGTGTTCAGAGCCACTGCTGTTCCCACTTCTAAGCAACATGGGCCACAGTGCAGAAAGTCCTGGGCTTTCTTCTATTGACAGGCTATTTCCTCCCTAAGGCTGCTGCTACTTCAGCTCACCCTAACGGGGCAGATGGGGACTGTTTTCCTCTGTACTGGGTCACCGGTGCGCAATTAGGTCATTGATCCGATCAAGCGTTCTGTTGAAGGTAGGAGTGGTCCCCACTTCTAAGCCCCCGATGTGTCCTTAATAGGTATTGTAGCCAGAGCTAGCCAGTGGGGCACACATCCCCTCCCACTACCCAGGCCAGTCTGACGGGCCTCTCTGCCCTCTGGCTTTCTGCTTCAAGGCTACTCCAGACTTTGCCTGGATGGTGAGATCCTAAGCGATCCTGGTGGTTTCATCTAGTCCAATAACTGGAGCTCACTCAGCAAATTAGGGCAAACAGACACATTCTTCAGGCTTACGATCAGGTGTCCAAAGGCAAACCCAGTGTCCTGCTCCGAAGGTGCCTTATTGTCTCCAGGAGAAAACCAGACCCTAAAACACAGCACCACACTGTGGCACAATGGGAAAAAGGAGTCTTGAGCAGAAGTGGCCAGCTgcgatgtagctcagtggtagaacattttcCAGCTATGCCCTGTGGTCctggggtttggttcccagcatgctTCCGGTTCCCAGCGGAAGACATAGAAGAGGCTGCCTGTGAGGTGGTGAGTTTCCTGTTACCAGAAGCATTCAAGAGGAGAATAGTGAAGCGAGCCCTGGAAGAGGGCTCTTTGCTGTGCTCTAAGGACTATCTAAGCACTAAAGCTTCTTCTAATGCTGGGCTGTGATTATGTGACTGTCTGACAGGGAGGAAGCTGGTCTGTGGTTTCACTGGGTGTGATGGCGCCCCACTTCCTGAACCTTCTAGGTAGGCCATAAGGCATGGACTGTTCTTCACGCTGAGCCcccaaaacatatttttttttttgagacagggtttctctgtgtagccctggctgtcctggaactcactctgtagactaggctggcctcgaactcagaaatcccagaaCACATCTTAAAAGGAATGGAAGTGAATAGACTCTGTCATGGATGCGTGTGATGGGGGAGCATGTGTGCCCTGCTGTTGTTAGCACAAGAAGGTGACAAGATGTGCTCTAAGCCTGCAGAGGCTGGTGTGACAGGGCTGGGGAAACTCCCACAGGAGCTGAGCCTGCAGAGTAGTCGATTATCCCACAGACAGCGAGGGTTGCCATGTGCCCACAGGGGTGGAGGGGCTGGGACACCCGCAGGGACGGAGGGGCTGGGACACATACACTGTGGGAGCTTGAGGAACCCTAGGATCAGGTCAAAGGGCTGAAACGAGGAGAAAGACCCTTCCCCAGGAAAGCCTGGCCAACAGGCGGGACCTCAAGCTGATGGGAGGGCAGCCACCAGAGCCTCAGTCAGAACCCGGAGCTTCTCACTGTGCTACCCAGCCTCTGTCTGTGCAGCCTGGTTTTAGCTAGCTCAGTGTCCCCCATGCGCCCCACTGTGCCCTTGGGAGCTGGGATTGAACTTGGATCTCGGGCACAGCCCCTGAGGTCTGGCTCTTGcctttttctgtttgtctggagATTGGCCACGTTATGTTACACAGGCCTTGAACACTCTCAGcctctcaggctggccttgaacttctgatacaTATCCATTCCTGGGGATTATAGGTTTGTACCGGCCTGCCTAGCTTTGCCTGGGGTTTCCAAAGCCTCACTCTCCTCACAGTGCCCCAGGTGTTAGACTAAGCTGTTCTCACAGACCTCACCGCACTAAGAGGATAACTTTAAACATCTATTCGGTACGCTTGCAGCCTGCAGAGGCAGATTCTCCAGGCCTCTGCATGCACTGATAGTGTTGAATTAAAACTTAGGGGCTCGAGGTGTAGCTGGTGGTAGGGTTCTACCTTCCACGCACACAGACCTGGATCTGATCTCCAGCTTTGCATAGGTCACACCTGCTGATGATCCAACTTGGGGAAGGGGgcgaaggcaggaggatcagaagttcaaggtatCCTTTGCTgcctagtgagttcaaggccagcttaaggctacaagagaccctgtacctaaacaaacaaacaaataaataaacaaacaaataaatggaaaaagcttACTCCTTGATACCATATGGAAGGCTTTAACAGAACCATCACTAAAGTATACACAGTATCAGGGCGTTGCACTGTGGGAGAAAGGCTAGTCTTAAGACCTTAGTAGTGTGAGCACACAAGGCTTACATGGTCTAGAACTAGCTCAGGGTCAGTACATGGAAAATTACTAAAAGGAAGTGCCAGGGGGTGGGAGGTTCCGTCAAACTAACCTAACAGGATTCTTGCAGAAGATAGTCTGGATCAGCTGTTGTGTCAGGGAGGGCGCAGGCCTAGGAACCAGATCCGAATAAAGGACGGTGGGTTAGGGATTAGGGGGACTTGCAGCTGAACTGATTTTTCAAGGATCTTTGGTAGAAAATGGATTTGACAGGGGAGTACATAGAAAGGTCTAGAAGGTTCGGATGGAGTGATGGCGTTTAACCAGAGTCTGCACTTTTGTAAGGTGccaggctatctttttttaaacatttacctatttatttatttatttgtttgtttgtttgtgtgtacatgccatggtgtgtgtgtgtgtgtgtgtgtgtgtgtacacgccaTGGTGTGCATACAGTTAACATCAGAACCCCGCATTGACTCGTTGTGGAGGACACATGGTCCTGAGTTCCGGCCTAATTCCTCTTTTGGTAACAGAACTGAGAACAGTGAAGCTGTGGTCTCAGTCTGTCTCGGTCCTGAGCTTGGGTTTAGGGAAGACTGTTCATCAGATCCTGAGTCACAGGCTGGGCTGCCCGTGGGGGAGATGggggtgcgtgcgtgtgtgtgtgtgtgtgtgtgtgtgtgtgtgtgtgtgtgtgtgtggacacaccCCATGGAGTTCCCTCCCTGGGGGGAATGTCATGCTGGGAAAAGTGCCCTCCTCTGTTTGGGGGGTTGGTCttgaaagggaaaggggagactCCCTGTCTTTCCGCAGGGCTCCACCTCCTGCTGCTCCCTGCTTCCGGTCTGTGGGATCCGCTTTGTACTTGAGTGAAAAACGTTCACAGTGAACCAAATGCTGATGACGTCTGCTCTCTGCCTTTTAagccttaaaacaaacaacagaacgaAACAAAACCGTCCTGAGCCACGGCTCAGCGGACAGTAAGGGAGAGCTGGTCGCTAGTTAAGGGGGGCTGCCTGCGTTTGAGCCCCAGAACGTGCATCGTCGAAGGGAAActctttttcacatttatttacttattaattccTTAGTgattattttagtgtgtgtacatgtacactcAAGCACACATGTGCTTGCATGTAGCACAGAACACGGAGATGTCAAAAAAAGAAACCAGCTCTTGACAGGAACAGataagagggggagggaagttgTTACGATTGCATTTCTGACAGTATGGAACAAGGCCGGCACAGCTAACAGACCAAACAGCAGCCTGCCTTCACAGTCTGTCTTCACTACCATTTCTTTTACCTGAGAAATATTTTCTCTCGATTTACAAAACAAAGGTGGCGTTTGTCATTCTGGAACTGAAAGAGGTTGGTAACATTGGTAATGCCCGGAATGGGTGCAGTTTCCCTGGGAGAGCTGGCTAGCAGGAGGGCATCCTGTGAGGGGTTTGTTTTCAATAGACTTacttacagaataaaaaactctGCTTAAGGAccaccccatcccccttctctctccctcttcctggctagcctggagtaCACTATGAAGACCAGGCCTTGAAtgtgcagagatctgcctgcctctgcttctgagcgCTGGGTTAAAggctccagttctctctctcctcacaggGCCCCGTGGGTCCCAGGCTGGCATCGCTTTCTTTGATAGTGATCTTGAGCCCATGCCTTggctgccaagtgctgggattacggcaCGAGTCATCATGCCCTGTCTATGCAGGACTAGGCTGGAACCCAGGACTTCCTGTGTGCTAGGCAAAAAAACCACTCTGCCGACCGAGCCTCGTCTCCAGTCCTCTCTTGATTGCTTccttgttaatattttaaaatatgatctgtttatttttattttatgtacaggTGTTTtagctgcatgtatgtctgtgtgcgggtgtcggatcccctggaacatgagttacagacggttgtgagccaccttgtggctgctgggtattgaacttgggacctcaggaagagcagccggtgctcttttaatttaatttaatttaatttatttatcttggtttttcaagacagggtttctctgtataaccctggctgtcctggaactcactctgtagaccaggctggcctcgaactcagaaatccacctgcctccgccttaCCTCCCTTCACCTTtgctgggttctggggatcaaatttagTCTATCTGACTTGTGCAGCAAGtgcctttgtttttcttccttcctttctttttcttttgagacagggtgtcctATAGCTCAGGATGTCTTTgacttcactatgtagccagggaTAACCTTGAGTTTCTGACCCACTGCTGCTCCTGGGAGGTGTGTGGTGGGTGTGCACTGCCATACCAGGcacattttgttgctgttgttttaagacagggtttcacatagcccaggctagcctgggggCTGAATGTCTTTCCGCTtcagcctccacctcccaagtctgGGTCACAGCGGTGTGTGCTGTCATAAgtggcctttcctttcctttatgtggattctgaggaTTCCAACTCACATTTGCCGTGCAAGGAAGGGCCTTAGCCACTGAGTGTCGCCTCAGCCCCAGGTCATCTTTAGCTTCTTGCAGACTGTGAGGACAACCAAAGGCgacataaagaaacaaaaacaacaaacctaGCCACCTGGAAGTGTCCCCCAGATCACTGGGGAGCTGTTGTCACGACCCTTGGGACAATCACGGCTTCTCTTTTCAGGTCTGAACACCGCAGCATGTACACACCCATCCCTCAGAGGTAGGCGGGCgccccaccttctctctcttaCCTTCTCTACACCCCagggctgctcctccctcctccccgccTTGCTTAACCCAGACCTCAGGCCCCGGGCCTGCTCAAGCCTCTGTGCTCATGGGCTCTGCTACCAACCATCTCCTCCCACAGCGGCTCGCCCTTCCCAGCCTCCGTCCGAGACCCAGGCCTCCACATATGGCGCGTGGAGAAGCTGAAGCCGGTGCCCACAGCACGAGAGAGCCACGGCGTCTTTTTCTCTGGGGATTCCTACCTAGTGCTTCACAATGGCCCGGAAGAGGCCTCCCACCTGCACCTGTGGATAGGCCAGCAGTCATCCCGGGATGAGCAGGGCGCCTGCGCGGTGCTGGCGGTGCACCTCAACACCCTGCTGGGGGAGCGGCCCGTGCAGCACCGCGAGGTTCAAGGCAATGAGTCCGACCTCTTCATGAGCTACTTCCCACGAGGCCTCAAGTACCGGGTGAGAGCCACCTCCAAGCCCTCGTTCCTTTGCCGCTCTCCCAATCAAagtctggctggagtttgtcccGTGCAAAGCTTGGGCACACTTGGGGATGCgccccccctccccattctcACGCCCCCCAGAGCGATGAATGGCGGAGGGCCCGGGGTTGCCTATGAGGCCACTCAGGCCAGTCTTCTGGGCTGCAGGAAGGTGGCGTGGAGTCGGCGTTTCACAAGACCACCTCGGGCACCACCCCAGCAGCCGTCAGGAAGCTGTACCAGGTTAAGGGGAAGAAGAACATCCGTGCGACCGAGAGGGCTCTGAGCTGGGACAGCTTCAACACCGGGGACTGCTTCATCCTGGACCTGGGTCAGGTGGGGATGGCTGAGATCACAGGCTTggaggctgggggcgggggagctAGACGCTAGACGCTACCACCGTGTTCTAGTGACCTAGTCCATCCGCGAGAAGACACCCCCATCCAGTCAGCCCTTGGGGATCCATAGGGCTTATTTCCCAGCCACACACAGACAGTGCAACCCTCAGATGCTCCAGCCTCATATATACATTGGTCTCATACCTGGACATAACTTGCCTGCTTCATCCTGTATGGTTTCAGGCAATGTTATGTCCAATCTGTGACCCTTGGCTACATGTAACCTAgggtatattttatataaacaggaagctttaaacttttaaaaaaaacatgtttagttttttgaattttattttattttgtaatttgattatatttttaaaaagaatgtgttCGTgtccgtggtggtggtggtggtgggggaagtACATGTGAATGCAGATACCAgccgaggccagaagagggcgccaagTACAACTGCTTGGAGTtctaagcagttgtgagctgcccattgTAGGTGCACAGAACAGAACTCAGGCCCTCCTAGAAGAGCCGTGTGTACTCtcgaccactgagccacctcaccaatCTCAGGAGATAATTTATAAGCAagataaaaacagtaaaatataTGGTGGTCAGTGATGTGGAGGAGAACCACGTGGTGCAGAGACGGTACAGGGCAAGAAGCACTctaaggtttatttttctttatgtgtgtgagtgttttgctcgCATGTATCTGTGGGTACCACGTATGTGACCAGTGCCCTTGAAattcagaagatggcattggatcccctggaagtggacctatagatggttgtgagccactttgtgggtactgggaactgaacctgggtcctttggaagagcagagagtgctcCTAACCTCTTAACCCTTGACTTGTCGGTTCAGCCCAGGAAGTGACGtcttgggattttcttttttttttaagagagagagagagagagagagacagacagacagacagacagtctcgttgtctagccctggctgtcctggaacccagacatctacctgcctctgcctcttgagtactgagaTCAAGCCGGTGCTATCACTCCCGGCGTGGTTGGGGCCTTTGGGGACAGTTTCTCAGTGGTGGACACGACAAAGGCAGCTTGGCTGTGATGACTTGTCTGGTTTCTCTGCAGAACATCTTtgcctggtgtggtggcaaatCCAACATCCTGGAGCGTAACAAGGCGAGGGACCTGGCCCTGGCCATCAGGGACAGTGAGCGGCAGGGCAAGGCCCAGGTGGAGATCATCACCGACGGAGAGGAGCCAGCCGAGATGATTCAGGTTGGGGACATTGGGGTGGGCAGCTGGAAGGTGCTGTTTGGATGTGACCAAGACACAGTGCGAAGCGGGGAGCAGGGAGATGGCTCAAGGAGGCTTGGCAGGGGTGGGCGTGGGGGTCTGGGTCCTACTCAGCCCTGTGACTCGCTCATGGAGCCCCTTTGTGTTCTGGGAATGGATAAAGAGTATGGCCTTGGGGCGAGagattggtgggtgggtgggctggGCCCGTTGCTTGTCCTTGCACAGTGCAGGACACAGGTGGCCCTACGTGTGATGGCTTGGGGAAATTTGGGTGCAGAAGCCCCAGTAATCCTGCCCGGCTCTGCAGGTTCTGGGCCCCAAGCCTGCTCTGAAGGAGGGCAACCCCGAGGAAGACATTACAGCTGACCAGACCAACGCCCAGGCCGCTGCCCTGTATAAGGTGAGCACTGCGGGCCTGCTGGGGATTAGCTTGGTGCAAGTCCCTGCACAGAGCGTCTGCAGGTGGCCAGGGTACAGAGCTGAAGGGAAGAGGCTGTGAGGAGGCTGGGCCAGGAGTCAGGCAGGTGTGTGGGGTTGGGGAGAGATGGGTGGGAGGACCACCGTCTGAGAAGGCAATGGAGCTcacttcccagctccctggtgaaGGTTGGAAGCTAATTCTGAGATTGTCTTGATTAACACCCTGTGCAGTGACTTGTAAAGTGAAATTTTACTTCTTCCCCTTGGGGGTTTGTGGCCTTCCGACTGCAGCGGTAGACAAGTGAAGGTCTGTCTGGAGCTTGATTGGGGTGTGAGGGAAGTGCTTTTCCTGCCTATTTCTCAGACCTGTTGGGAGAGACACCTGGGTGACCCATCCCTTCATTCCAGGTAGGATGAAAGTGTGTGAGTGTCACACGGGGAACTGTCCCTTCCTCTCCAGGTCTCTGATGCTACTGGACAGATGAATCTGACCAAGGTGGCTGACTCCAGCCCTTTCGCCTCTGAACTGCTAATTCCCGATGACTGCTTTGTTCTGGACAACGGGCTGTGTGGCAAGATCTACATCTGGAAGGGTACGTGCGGCCCGCTGTGTGGCCCGAGGGCACTGCGGCTGCTCTGAACCTGGCCGGCTCAGCCATTGGAAACCTCAGCTGATCTCTATCTCAGAACTTCAAGGGCCTGTTCAGACCATGGCTGGGCCCACCCCAGACCTTCAGACTCACCAGGCCTGGGTTGGAGCCTGAGCTCCTGTGTATTTAGCATGTTCCCAGGGCATGCCTGTGGGGTTTTGAGAACTCTTGGcccatttccaggtcttcagGGCTCTGGGGTGCCTGATCCTGAGGTTCTTCAGTAACTgtaagaaaattacattttacatGGGCTCAGTAGGTGCTTTTCGCAGAGTGTGGCGCACTTGCAGACTGTGGTTCGCAGTGTGTGGCGCACTTGCAGGCCATGGAGCCAATGCTGGGATTCTGAGGCCTAGGTGAATGTCTATGGTCCCCAAGAGAGGGATTATcacagaaaggaaactgaggcaggaagctgGGGAAGCTGGCAGACAAGTGCCCGTGGATGCCATAGCGTGGGTCAGTCACATAGGAAGGGCACAGACACTTTGTAGTTCACAGGACTTTAACTGAGAACTGACCTCCATACCTGGCTCTGTTTCCTTGTCAAAATGCCTCAGCTTGAAGCGTGGTTTGTGTCCCAGGGACCGCCAGCATCATTGGGTGGCTTCTGTGTGGCTTCGGTTTCATGGGCATTATGTAAGCAAGCATGTTAGCTTTCAGCCTTGTGGAAGTCCGTTCACCTCTCTAAGAAATCACACTCTGTGTTCTCTTTAGTTTTACACAGAAGGTCCCACAACAGGACAGTGTTCTCTGTaacactgtgcacacacagaagGTGAGGAACTCCAGGGAAGGGAGGCCCTGGCCCTAGaggctctttttttatttttttatgtgcatttatgtgtgtctttctttctttctttctttctttctttctttctttctttctttctttctttctttctttctttcgttgatttttgttgttttttgttttttggatttagttttttagagacagggtttttctctgtatagccctggctgtcctggaacttactctgtagaccaggctggcctcgaactgagaaatccgcctgcctctgcctcccagagtgctgggattacagacgtgcaccaccaccacccagcctatgtgtgttttgcttgcatgcatgtgtgaaccATATGTGTGCAGTGTCCTCAGAAGTCAGCAGATAGCATTGGATCCcttaaaactggaattacaggtggctgtgagtgccgtgtgggtgctgggactcgaacTCGGGTCCTTTGTAAGAGAAGCCACTGCCCCAGCCCGCTGAGCCACTGCCCTAGCCCACTGGCCTTCCAGTTTGATGTCTAGGAGGAAGCTCATCCTTCCTAAAAGATGGCTTGATCAGAGCTAGAAGAGTCTGCTGATCCAGGAAGGgaagttttattttgtcaattatttatttatttatttatttattagtgtttttttttttttttccaagacagggtttctctgtgtagccctggctgtcctggaactcactccatagaccaggctgacctcgaactcagaaatccgcctgcctctgactcccaaatgctgggattaaaggtgtgtgccaccaccgcccggctatttattatttatttagttagttattaTTTACTTGCTTGCTTAATCGTAGCTTTAGAGCAGTCAGCTTTCTGGGGAAAGTATTAAATCGCTAACTTCATACCCCAGGGACGACCCCTGCCCATCACTCTTGGGTGCTCTGGGTACATTTGTTTTAAAAGCTGTCAGGTGTTCTGTGGACCCTTTAAGTTTCCTCAAGAGCAATGGGACGGAGCCTGGCGTGTGCGCCCGCCCTGCGCGCCCGGGGCCTCGCCAGCCCAGGCTGACTTGGAAGCTTCCTATGCAGGTGGAGGTGTGAGGATGACCTTCAAgttctcatcttcctgcctccactgaGTGCGAGCGTGGAGCTTGCAGGTggttttctgtggtgctggggacagaacgcAGAGCTTCAGGAGAGCTGGGCGAGCCGCCTCCAGTCAGCCCCACCCGCCCGCTTCTCACTTTGACATCTCCGTCCTGCGTTCTAGGGAGAAAGGCTAATGAGAAGGAGCGGCAGGCGGCCCTCCAAGTGGCTGATGGCTTCATCTCTCGAATGAGATATTCCCCAAACACTCAGGTGAGGACAGGACCAtgtcccccacctcctcctgggACCCCTCCTGTGGCTCCTTATCCCCAGGCTGGGCAAGAGCAGGACAGCTCAGGAGTTGGGAGCACACTGCCTGCTTTCAGACCTGTTAGGGGGAAAGGAGTCCTTCAGCATTAaagaaaccaacaacaacaaagatccCGAAACTTAATTTCCAAAGAGACCCTGAAGGGCAGAGCATGTCACTCGGTGGTGGTCAGCATGGTGGCTGTCCTCAGCATGGTGCCTCTCTCtcccagggtctcatgtagcccagagtCGGCCTctctatatagccaaggatgcccatgaacttctgatcttcttgcctgtacGTCCCAGTTTCTAGGACTGTAAGGGCGAGCCACCGCAGCTGCTTTACccggtgctgggaaccgaacccagggtTTTCTGCCtgctaccaactgagctgtacccccagcctccctccccttttTGGAGACAACGTCTCCCTCTGTTGCCTGTATTAGCTGAGAATTCACTATGCataccctggctggccttgaactcacagcagttctcctgtctcagcctctcaagtgctgagattacaggtgcgtCACCATGCCCAAGAGT
It contains:
- the Capg gene encoding macrophage-capping protein encodes the protein MYTPIPQSGSPFPASVRDPGLHIWRVEKLKPVPTARESHGVFFSGDSYLVLHNGPEEASHLHLWIGQQSSRDEQGACAVLAVHLNTLLGERPVQHREVQGNESDLFMSYFPRGLKYREGGVESAFHKTTSGTTPAAVRKLYQVKGKKNIRATERALSWDSFNTGDCFILDLGQNIFAWCGGKSNILERNKARDLALAIRDSERQGKAQVEIITDGEEPAEMIQVLGPKPALKEGNPEEDITADQTNAQAAALYKVSDATGQMNLTKVADSSPFASELLIPDDCFVLDNGLCGKIYIWKGRKANEKERQAALQVADGFISRMRYSPNTQVEILPQGRESPIFKQFFKDWK